One region of Eupeodes corollae chromosome 1, idEupCoro1.1, whole genome shotgun sequence genomic DNA includes:
- the LOC129941931 gene encoding solute carrier family 35 member G1, producing MPENLELHQFVGGLRPSSTSHRWLTSLKAKLACPYLGIILATLSSLFFSLCSVIVKGLVDVNPMELASFRFIGVLLPAIPIVIYTKQPVFPEGKRIILLLRCFMGTTGLMLSFYAFRHMPLADASVIIFSTPVFVAIFARLFLKEQCSFFNIITIVLTLIGVVLITRPPFIFGDAAPSLEEERFSGKRYDIWGPVAAISSTLFGANVYILLRALKGLHFSVIMTNFGAFALVYTLIVCWSIGAICWPACGYDRFLVIVLALFSFLGQILLTLSLQLEQAGPVAIARCADIVFAFIWQMIFFGEAPTGYSLFGATLVVSSVILTGLKKWAMSLPRDSTTRKRLRLLIID from the exons ATGCCTGAAAATTTAGAATTGCATCAATTTGTCGGTGGTCTGCGTCCAAGCAGCACCTCCCACCGATGGCTGACGTCGTTGAAAGCGAAATTAGCATGTCCATATTTAGGAATAATCCTTGCAACGCTATCGTCGCTTTTCTTCTCATTATGTTCGGTAATTGTGAAAGGACTTGTCGATGTTAATCCTATGGAATTGGCATCATTTAG ATTCATTGGAGTTCTCCTACCAGCCATACCTATTGTGATATATACCAAACAACCAGTATTTCCCGAGGGTAAAcgtataattttacttttacgCTGTTTTATGGGTACCACGGGGCTAATGTTAAGTTTTTATGCTTTTCGTCATATGCCTCTGGCAGATGCTTCCGTTATTATTTTCTCAACTCCGGTGTTTGTTGCTATATTTGCTCGTTTGTTTCTAAAAGAACAATGTAGCTTCTTTAACATAATAACAATTGTACTGACATTGATTGGCGTTGTTCTTATAACACGCCCGCCATTTATATTTGGAGATGCAGCACCAAGTTTGGAAGAAGAACGATTTTCAGGTAAGCGTTACGATATTTGGGGTCCAGTAGCAGCGATATCATCGACTCTTTTCGGTGCAAATGTTTATATACTTCTTCGTGCCCTTAAGGGTTTACACTTCTCGGTTATTATGACGAATTTTGGAGCTTTTGCTCTGGTTTACACGTTGATCGTGTGCTGGTCGATTGGAGCAATCTGTTGGCCAGCTTGTGGCTATGATCGGTTTCTTGTTATTGTCTTAGCTTTATTTAGTTTCTTAGGGCAAATTTTGCTCACATTATCGTTGCAGCTTGAACAAGCTGGTCCAGTAGCAATTGCTCGCTGTGCCGATATTGTATTTGCTTTTATATGGCAGATGATTTTCTTTGGTGAAGCACCAACTGGATACTCCTTGTTTGGAGCAACACTTGTTGTCAGTTCAGTGATATTGACAGGTTTGAAAAAGTGGGCAATGTCATTGCCAAGAGATTCAACGACGCGAAAGCGTCTACGGCTATTAATAATTGATTAA
- the LOC129940656 gene encoding apyrase: MNPSNSHTHHYSKLSTSETLSANPSSTSNNSVMYTRDWRSALRSPPTYRLGNRTFRFNYHFALLIAASISLGMVFIYMKAKSTSSFETVSTLSVFSRSIYNTTYPLTPPKYARGIQTFRIGMVADLDTASKIGHSWKSYFKKGYLTFIESRRELRIIWDDQEPQAIESSFSLKDRGMELSELVTFDGKLLSFDDRTGLVYKLENDKLIPWVILLDGDGQSSKGFKSEWATVKNQMLYVGSMGKEWTTSQGDFENENPMFVKIISPGGEVRSLDWSFNYKVLREESMGIVWPGYMIHESGAWSDVHQKWFFLPRRCSKNKYNETRDEHMGCNLLISADERFSKVTTITLENKEPTHGFSSFKFIPGYEDKYILAIKSEELNGKTSTFITVFDIDGNVLYPEQRIPTEFKYEGIEFI, from the exons ATGAACCCCTCAAACAGCCACACTCATCATTATAGTAAATTATCGACATCGGAGACTTTGTCAGCTAATCCTAGCAGCACAAGTAACAATAGTGTGATGTACACAAGAGATTGGAGGTCAGCGCTTCGCTCACCGCCAACCTATCGGCTTGGCAATCGAACGTTTCGTTTCAATTATCACTTTGCCCTACTGATAGCAGCATCGATATCTTTGGGAATGGTGTTTATTTACATGAAGGCAAAATCCACATCATCATTTGAAACAGTTAGTACGTTGTCAGTGTTTAGTCGAAGCATTTATAACACGACGTACCCATTGACGCCGCCGAAATATGCGCGTGGCATACAAACTTTTCGAATTGGAATGGTTGCCGATTTGGATACAGCTTCAAAAATCGGACACTCCTGGAAGAGCTACTTTAAGAAAGgttatttaacttttatcgaATCTAGAAGAGAATTGAGAATCATTTGGGATGATCAGGAACCTCAAGCAATTGAAAGCAGTTTCTCACTCAAAGATCGTGGCATGGAACTATCCGAATTGGTTACTTTTGACGGAAAACTACTTAGTTTCGACGATAGGACAGGACTTGTCTATAAGTTAGAAAATGATAAGCTCATTCCTTGGGTGATATTACTCGATGGCGATGGTCAATCGAGTAAAGGTTTCAAGTCGGAATGGGCGACTGTTAAAAATCAAATGCTCTATGTGGGATCAATGGGGAAAGAATGGACAACATCGCAGGGTGATTTCGAGAACGAGAATCCAATGTTTGTGAAGATTATTTCGCCGGGAGGTGAAGTTCGCAGTTTGGATTGGTCGTTTAATTATAAGGTGCTACGTGAAGAATCAATGGGAATTGTTTGGCCAGGTTATATGATTCATGAAAGTGGTGCTTGGTCGGATGTTCACCAGAAATGGTTCTTCCTGCCGAGAAGGTGTTCCAAAAACAA GTACAATGAAACCCGCGATGAGCATATGGGATGTAATTTACTTATAAGCGCAGACGAGCGATTTTCAAAAGTCACAACGATAACCTTAGAAAATAAGGAACCAACTCATGGTTTTTCAAGCTTTAAATTTATTCCAGGCTATGAGGATAAATACATTCTAGCTATAAAATCTGAAGaattaaatggaaaaacttCAACTTTCATCACAGTATTTGATATTGATGGTAATGTCTTGTATCCTGAACAAAGAATACCAACTGAATTCAAATATGAAGGAATCGAATTCATTTAG